GACGCTCACGAGAGcatgaccatgctggcaccttgatcttgaatttcccagactccagaactgtgaaaaataagtgTTAGTTGTTTATAAGCCATGCAACCTGTGGTAtcctgttatagcagcccaaagtAAGATAGGGGTACttgttttttcttagattaaaTTCCTATATCCTAAGCAGAAACTGGAAGTTTCTCAATTCaatgttaatttgcatttttctgatgattgaTATTGCTAACAATGTTGCCATCTGCACGTTACCATTttgatatcttcttttgtgaaatgtctgttcaagcttttgccaatttttattgggtgttttctttattattgagTCATAGGTGCTGTTTATGTATTCTTGGTACACATCATTTATCAAAATTTCTATTATCAGCTTTCTAATGTCTACAAAATGctttgttgggattttgattgggatggCACTGAATCCATAGATCAACTTGGGAAGGcctcattatttcttaaaatacatttccTAGCTCTGCCTATAGAAAGGGCCTAGAAACAATGATACCCTTGTAGCAAGAAGCATCCCCACTAAATACCGTTTCTATATACCCTTCCCACTAAAAAGAACCAGGGTTCTTTGGAACAATGTTTGATCCCAGACAGCTGGATAGTGAAATTACAAGGTAAGCCTAGAACATCTTGCTTTACCAGAAAGtaaggatatattttttaaaaaactaacaggGACATGTCAAAGGACATAGGAGCTTGAAGGCCCACCATGCGACAAATTTTGACtaatttgagaattttaaaaaattatagtgatGGATTTTAACATATGGAAGTTTTTTAACAAAGAATCTGTGTCTGTGGTGTTattcagaaacaaaacagaaaaagagagggagagaaagaaaggggaaagttGGGGGTGAGAAATTCTTCTCTGCAGAAGAATGTTAGCCAAGAAACGTGAAGGATTATGGAATTAGAAAGTTAATGTTTGCAACCCCCATGTTATAATTTATTCAATCAAATGTCAATAAATGCTAAAAACCATTGGGTGAAAGGGTATGGGGGAAAAAGGATATTCACATGCTCTCAAAACATCAACACAGATTATTTATTGACTACAAAGGAGAGATCTAGGAAAACCATCTTAACTACATGACAAAATTAACACTACCAGTAACACACACTCTTGATATGATTCAATAAAAAGTACATAACATCGTCAACGTGATATTCTTGCCCAAAGTGTTTAACCTGAATCTAAatatgaggaaacagacaaatccagaatgtggggCATTCCACAAGATACCTGGCCTGGATTCTTCATAcacaagacacacacagacacacacacacacacacacgcaatcaCAATGTTGACAATTGGCTGATTTAGATAAAGGGTATACCTGTGTTCATCACACTGTTATCTCTatgtttctagaaaatttttgaaaaaaagttgGGGTCAAAAAAGAGTGCACAGAGGGTTATTTGGGCAACTCCCTTGTTTTACAACGGGGATAGTGGAGTTACCATCACGGCAGAGCACTGAGAAGCCAGCCATCTCTTCAATAACAAAGTTTGGATGTTTGAAAATAAGCCTAGGAGAGAAGGACTAGCTGGCTGGAATGAACAACAGATTATTGTTTGGGATGATCTCATTTTCACCTCTGAGCTGCCGCAGGGAGACTCCACAGAGCAGTGATGTTCTCGTTAGCAGCTCAAGTTCAACCCAGGCTTCTCTGCCTTCTGTACGGTACAACATTAGCGATAGTTTCTGCAAACCCTGGGACCTGAGAAGGTGCCTGCTGCTCACCAAGATGACTGTTCAGACCTCCCTTTCCCACAGGGGAACTGGAGCAACCCCAAAAGCCATCCACCTGGTACACAGAGTGTGAGATTGAGGGTAGGGAATGTATTGTCCCTGTGACACAGAGTGGGTGGGAAAGTAAGTCTCAGATGAGCAGAAAGAgaagcagatttttaaatgttcaaaaatgcagtgggagggggagaaagggcagaatataaaataacatcTATGCTATGGCTACAAATACATGTACCCACATTTTCTCAGGTTACAAGTCCAATTTCTCATGCCCTGGTCTGATAATATGGAACCTACTGTCCACACTGCCCCCAAGGCCCAACGAGCTATTTCTGGGGTGTCTTACTGaacagtacttttaatttcatctaCTTCCAGCCCCCCACCATGGTAACATGGTGTCCTTCCCAAAGCTACAGACCCTAATGGGAGCAAAGTGACACTATTCCCCTCGGCTTTCCCTGGGGTAAAGTCAAGCTGTGTCCCACAAAGGATTAAAAAGCTGATCATTTCTAGTCTTCTTGCAAGGCTCTCTTCTCATTCAATCACCTGATTCCTCAAACATGTCTACAAAAATATTCCTGTAATAAAGCtatttgtgggaattccctggtggtcctgcaAGCAGCCCGGCAAggtctaattaattaattaataaaaataaagccatttgttAGTGCTTCCCATAGCTGCTCTTCTCCCCTGAGGCTCTTATTAAAAGGAAGAGTTTGATTCATTAGGTCTGGGATGAGATCGGAAATTCTGCAtctttaacaagctcccagggaTGCTGAGCCTGGgggtccaaggaccacactttgagcagcAGACTCCTGTAATACTTAGTACTTACTATAATACTTAGTACTAAGTACTTAGCACTTATATTCCTTGTCCTTAGTAGGTTTCCAATAAACCTGATTTGGAGGGATGATTGAATTTATTGAATGTTTCTACGTAGTAGAATAGAGGGGGAAAGCTTTAACAAGACAGCTGCCTTTCATCCTACTCATGATCCTCCTTTTACTTGGAGTAAGGAATGTGGGGCATTGTTGGGTGGAGGCAGAAGTGGCAAAGTGGTGTTTATTTTTTGACTTGTAGAACAAAACAAGAGAGAGCATCAATAGTGGAGGACCCTGCCCATTTGGCCAGTGATCTGGCATCATGGGATGAACCTGCTTATAGCAGCTTCTCTCCCTAACTTCCTAACAATTACTGGCCAAAATTGCAGATTTATCCATTGTTTATTCTCCCCCTACTTTCCCTGtcttgtacacatatatatacacataagcgTACTCCTTGAAATTTGAATTACTCCTTCAGCTTCTATAATGGAAATTAATTGTATGACTTCACACTCTCAAAAGCCGACTATAGAGGTACCACTCCCTGCTAACGCAGCCTCGAGCTGTGGAGACCCACGCATACATTCTTCACCCTTCCTTGATTATTAGAGATAAAACGGAATCTCAATGCAGTCTGACTCCCTACAACTTGTCTTTTTGAATAAATCTCTAATAAtctctaattttaatttcattacaaTAATATGATCTTCAATTAGGGACTCCATGTCCGAAACAATCCCTCACTCTCAAGGCCAAGTCCTGTTCCCTCCTCATGGTCAGAAATGCAGCCTCATCCAGCTTTGCAAAAGAAGATGACCCTCGAGAATGTTCGTGTCGGGGGCCTGAGCTATGAGGGTAACCTGTGTGTGACCTGAGCTAAGTGATTGAACTAGAGCATGACCTCTCTTTTAGGCCAAACACTCTATGATTCTAGAAAAGTTCATGGAAACAAAGGCATTTAAAATACCTAAAGAATATCTGTTCAGGTATATGTTATTGAttgcaattgtgtgtgtgtgtgtgtgtgtgtgtgtgtatgcagctACAGCTTTCCTTGTTGAGTCTCTACTAAACTTcagatgttgtgttagttgtaCCTTTCCTGGCATAAATCTTAGTCTCAAGCTGCTTACAGACAAACAGAGACAGGCAGGAATGGACCACAGCCAACTTCAAAGCCTAGGCTTGACAAGGGAAATGGATTAAAATTCACAGCAGATAGGAACATACTGGCTTTAtttctgattgattgattggtgaCTTGATTGAGCGCAGTACCTGATTAACCTGCAGGCATGTAGACAGAGGTTCCAAAACACGTTTAGGGTTGGGGGTGGCAGAGGAGAGTTTATTGCCCTTGGAAGAATATGGGCTGCTTGGCCAACATGACTACTGACTCGGCCCCTGTGCAGAACCACGGGTGAGCTCGCCATCCTGGGCCCCCTGCCTGGGAGCACGCTGCCCAGGCTGCTGCTTTGTGGAGAAGTCACCTTGTCACTAGAGAAAACATATCCCCTAAGTGGATCTGTTGGTATTGATCACCTTGTCCACACGTCAGGTAATCAGAACGCTTTGATTGGGCCCATGTTTGGGAAGGCGACAACGGGACAGCCCTGCAAGGCTACCCAAGAAGGCAACGTCCCCCCTTCcctggagggagacagagagctTTGATGCTCTGTTTCACGTGGCCCTGAGGAGGCAGCTGCCTCTTACCAGCGGCCCCCAGGAGCTTCGCTCTAGGAATCAATCAGCCACCAAAAGTCCATCAGAGAGGATCATAAAATGTCTGTGATTTGCCAGGACACCTGGACATGGAGACAGGCTGGAACTTTCCCCACCTGTTTCCACTGCTGCTGGTTGCAAGGTGGATGCAAAGTCCAATGAAACCGATTTCTGATAGGCCCATGGGAGAGAGCATTGGCGAACCCATATCAGAAAGGACTGAACGTGAGTGCAGTGTAATGGGTGCGCTATTATTGCAGAAGTACTAATATTAGTCATTAAATCAGTCCTGCCTGTTGGGAAAAATGTGAGTCAAGGCAAGGGTCTCCCCTACCCAACAGACCAGAATAATTTCAGCAGGTTAAAGGGAGCCCTGTTCATTTGTTGTGGGATACTGTGAaacagtgcttagaggaaaaATTGTAGCTTTAAATGcttgtattataaaataatagaggGAAAGATGAAATGAAGAATTAATCAATCTAGAagaatacagaaaaggaaaaacaggaataaagcaaaggaaaaaaaaccagagCAAATAGAAAGCACACTAAAACAGcagaaaataatccaaatacATCAGTAATCATTATTAGTACAAATGTGTCACATCAGTGATCATCATTAGTACAAATGTGTCACATCAGTGATCACTATTAGTAGAAATGTGTCAAATGCCTTGTTAATACAGAGATTGCTagattggattttttaaatttcagtatatGCCGTCTACAAAAGAATTTTGAcacagaaaaaaactggaaaaaatgcaCCAAGCAAATGTTAACCAACATAAAACTGGAATAGAAATTTTGATATCAGACAAAGCAGACTCCAAGGCAACCCTTATTTGGCATGAAAGTGTTTATAGTAAAATGATAAAAGGGGCTATCTGTACGTACCCAACActccaaatatataaagcaaaaatggaCAGACTTACCAAAAGAAATCGACAAACCCACAAATACAATGGGAGATTAACACACACCCTCCGAAAACTGAGGAGTCAAGTAAACTAAAAATCAGTAAAAGGGAAATAAGGGGAGAATTGAAAAATAAGGATGAATAATACTCTGTGTCCACGTAAAACTTTATCAAGTTCTTACAAATACTATCTTGACACTGACCTTAGAAAAATATGAAGATACACTAATCTACAttttatgaaacagaagcagagaatGTAAGTGACCGTCCCAATCCAGTCACCAAGctagaaactgaggcagaagtgaAAACCCTTTCTCCTGACACCAAGGTAAAGCCTCTCTCCTATAAATCAAGCGTCCTTCCAATTCCCTAGTtcctttttcttacctttttcttTTACTGCCTAGCTCagatgttaagaaaataattctgttaTTATGTGTAAGTGCTTTGGGCACTTTGGTGAAATGAGCTTTATAAGTAAGAGCCATTTCTATCTATATATGAAGCCGATCAGATTTTCTCCCCACCTGGGCCCTCCACATACTCTCTACCGAGTACTTACATCCCTCATTCACAGAGATGAATTCATGGAAGATACCGATaccgagcagggccctgtggggctcctaggcacaaaagcctttctgtgtcccccatttcttgataacaggaaataggcttcattcagcctccacgaccttccctgagttccaacgggcaggttcaaacagatgctaatctgggaagggaggggaccGGGAGAcaggggaggagcagtcaagaaacaatagtgcagctttggggcagggtcctggttccccctcaagggatacacataacaatacctttgagctgttttgcagacactgaagcccccaccaggtgggagaagttaactgtgtgctgcccacaagcacgtagaccccagaccggttggaaccagaaggtcgatgatgctgactcccacttacctcaccacgaaccaatcagaagaatgtccacaagctggtcacgccctctttgaaccattactataaaactcctcactaccccctccaggttgggacacacagttttgagggcatcagcccgctgtggccccctttgcctggcaaaacaataaagctattcttttctacttcacacaAAACTCTGCTCTGAGAATTAATTCggtgtcagggtacagaggctggattcGGCTTCAATACCAATGGCTCACCAAGGCCAGAGAAATGGGCCAGCATAGCAGAATGCTTCGTGTGCACTTCAGAGAAGGGTGGGAAGGGAAATCATCATTTATATGAACCAAAACGCTGGCGATTTTTGCTCACTAATCGTCCTCTTTCTTTCCTAGACTGTCCCCAATCCTCCCTCAGATGCAGCCGGAAGCACTTTTCAAGCTATAAAGCAAACAGACTGCTTCTTGAAGTTTTCTTCTCTAAGAAAAGTACCTTTAGgaccctcccccactgcccaggTCTGTGAGCATCCCCTCCGGAGCCTGCCTGCTCACACCCTCAGAGCTCCTGGGAGCCATCAGCCAATCCCAAAGATGACCTGGGATGGGCCAGTGGGAACACAAGAGCCCATCTGTGTCTGGACACGGGCCGGCAGGCTCAGCAGACAGCCATCAGCCCCTGACACAAAGACGGTTTGGTGCCATGGAGCTCCAACGTCAAGTGGTGAGGTTTCCTAGGAAGTTGAGAGGAGTCAGAGCAGATCACAAAAAGAGAAGGCAACGTCCATTGTCTCTCCTCCTAAACCCCATAccttagggcagtggttctcatggcgtgggagaggggcagggaacaattttgcccccaggggacatatctggagacatttctggtcATCACAGCTGGGCAGGGGAGGGCTGATACTTCATCAAGTAGCTAGAGGGAAGCTGCCGAACATCAGGACAGCCCCTCCACATCACCTGGCCCCAAACATCAGGAGGGCCAAGGCTGAGGATCCCCGCTCGAGGGGAGCAGCGTCTGGTATCCTCACAAGACTGCCCTCCTGGCATGTCAGAGCTCAGAAAGGCAGAAGAGGGAGTGAAACTCAGATTTCCATCTCTCTACCCCTCAACCTACACAAATTCCATGACTGCCTCAGGAtctgaaatggaaaaaacaaacaaacaaaaacaacaaccttCTCCCAAAGACCAGAATATAcgaaagaatgaatttagatcTCCTAGTTCCATGCTGCCACTAACCTCAGGAGGAGGCCAGCCAGAGAGACAGGCAGCTCCAAAAGAAGGAGTGCGAATGAGGTCCAATCCCCACGTAGCCACAATGAAGGCTGAAGCTGCGAGAGCTTGGGGTCCTTCTGGATAAGGGCTTTCCATGTGTTTCACACAGATACCTGTGAGCATTGAAGAGTTTTGATAATTCCAGAAGTCCACTCACCTCTTCATCATCATAGAGGAATTTCAAGATCTAAAAGTGCCCATCCAGGATGGGAGCTGTGGTCTGGCCTGGAGACCTGGAGAGAACATGGTCTTGCACGGCCCTTCATGATGGTTAAGCCCGAGGTTCAAGGTGGATGTGAAAAGAGATCTGGGCCCACCTGAGACCTGGATTCTCAGTCACCAAGCGCCTGTGTAATCCCCACAAGTCACTTCTCTCACAGTCTCAGCTGTGAAATAAGGGGGTCACCTGCCTAAATCCCCTTACACCTACACCATTACATTTAGAGTAAAATTCAACTCATAGTACCTCCCAGTGTGAGCCCGGCCTCTGCCACAGGCAGTGCCCCTACCTCCTGCCCACCTGCCTCCTGCAGGTCCCTCTCTGCATTGCGTTCTCCATCCCAGGCCTCTTTTCTGTCTGCAgtccctctgctctgctctggTACATTACCTGTCTCGAGTCTCCAGGACAGGGATGCTCCCTTCCGTGCTATGGCATTTGCCACACAGAAATTATCCTGCTTTTACATATCTCTCTAAACTGCCGATGCCTTATAAGAACGGGGGTCTTAATTCACTTTGAATTCCTGAGGGTCCTGCAAGACCTGGCACACAACAGGTCTTCTAAAGAtattggatgaatagataaataaaaatgggtaAAGTTCCAGTGATTTCCCACCAAAAGCTCTAGGTAGGTGTCTACCCGCTCTGCGTGCCCTTTGATGAATGCAAACATCTAGAGCCTTGTAAGCAACCAGAGAGAACACTGCAAGTCAGAACCCACAAGAATCACAGGACAGCAGAGGACCTTTCTTCTCTACTTTCAAGCAGGTCTTTCCAAAAGGAGGGGTAGAGAGACAGGGATGCAGGAAAGCTGAAGTTAATGAGAACTAAGGTGAGTAATAAAACTCTTCAAAGAAGCTGCTTCTCAGTTCAAcagagtgtttttcctttttatcagtGAATCGAGTTGCTagggcaggaagggcaggggGAAGTGAtgggagggctgggagggaaggTGGATAGGAGGGGTCGAGGATGCCGGCAGCCTGTCATCTCCATGACGCGGACAGCTGCTTTGGTTGTATTTTAAACGGAATCGCATCCCAGTGTAGACACTGCGTCTGGATTTACGATCCACCCCGTGATCTGTCacttttatatacacacacacacgagggaGTGGAGTGGTTTCCATAGAGAGGAAATATCACGGCCCACTTACGAACAATACAAGAAAAGGAGTCAGCAACCCCAGCATAGACAGAAGTTCGGGGGGATGGTCCTGGGGCAGATCCCCCGGTCCTGAAGCTGCTGCACATCTCACTGCGCTTTTCCACTCCGGAGGGAAGTCCACTCACGGGTAAGGTTTTGGTTGGGGACTTCTTTATGAAGGATAAATTGATTTGCCCTAAATTAGCCAGGAGGTGCTGGGGACTGGATGGGGTAAGAGATGAGAGCTGCAAACGCCCCTGGGGGCACCGTGCTGAACGCCAAGGTCTGTGTTTTAAATAAGAAGTTGGCTCTAAAGGGACCATGGGGAAGTTTCTCAGGGGGGGCAAAATGATCCTCCCTTCGTTGGTAGAGAGACCTGCTTTGCAAAAGGTAATAGACTGGAGGCAGAATGTGTTCTTACAAATGTATTTTTCTGAACAGAGTCTAGTTGTGAATATGAAAATCGTGTTTACAAATGGAGTGGATGGGGGAAGGCGTGGGGTAGAAACTTCAGGGTACAATGCCCCGCTGCCCGCCCGAGCCGGACGATGCTTGCATTTATTGGTTACCAAGGgcatctcctttctttctctcgaTGAACCTGTGAGGCAGGTAATGTCTCCTTTTTAGGATGCGACAACTGAGAGGTTAAGTGGTTGATGGAAGGCATTTGAGGGTAGGGGAGCTTCCCAGCCCAGGTCCTCTGCCCTCAAAGCCTAGAACCCTTTTCCCCTGGCTATACTGGGGAcagtggagggaggggacagatGTCTGTAATGATTAGGTGCCACCTGTGAAGGGGGGGACCATAAAGATGGATGTTTGCTGTCTCCATCTGATCTCCAAGTCTTCTGAGAAATCCTGTCTGCAATGTTCTCCTCTAACATAGCAATCCAGcaaacacacacccatacacgcacacacacacacacacatgcacacccctCTTCTGAGAATGAATGAAGTAAGACCATGAATGCGAATGCTGCCAATGACAAGTGTTATCTGTAACATGTCAACTTTCTCCTGGCCGCTCTTCCCTCTTGGGGGGAAGGGTCTTTCATGAGTGAACCCTCTCTGCTCACTTGAGGGTGAATTGCTTGgaagtctgtgtgtgtatatgtgacaCATAAGTGCTTCCACGAGTCCACATCTCATTACTATAATACCTTTTGAAATGCTTTAATGCCCCCTAGGTTCAGCAGTTACGTTTTATAAAGTGTTTTCTAATTCAACATCTTATCAGTGTTTGCAGACGAGCTGGGTAACATGGGGACTATCTCCGCCTTCCTCACTGCTAGAAAACGGGGCTGGCACTGGGCGAAGCCACAGAGTTGTACATTTGCCTTCTCGCTTCACTTTTTTCCTTCAAGCACTCTCTCCCTTGCAGGTGCTCTGAATTTCAGGCCAGCCCAGGTTCCTCAGTGCCTCTCATCCTAGGGCGTGACGTGGCTGTCACAGCTCTCAGAAGTAAGTGTGTATCTTCAGAGAAGCACTGCTTATAATAACCCCAAAGCATGGCTCAGTTTCAGGTAtccaaatgataaaaataaagatgtagaaCTTTACCTCTTAAATCTAACTAGGCGGGGACCACTTGTTTTCAGAGCAGGTAGGAGGGAGATCTTAAACCTTTGTGTTGTTGCACTAGGGTAACGGCAAAAGAATCCAAAGAACATAAGAGGAGAAACTTGCTTAGGAATCAGACTTTAGTGAGGAGAAAAtgacatttctgttcttttatgcTGCAAATgctaaacaaaactaaacaaggagatagagagagagggaagagcctGGAACTCAATCCCCTGATCTCAAAGATGGAAATACTGGCACCCAGAGCATTTAATTGCTGAGCAAGTTAGTGGGAGGCCAGGGCTGAGTCTGGTCCGTGAAAGGAGCGGGGTACAAAGGGATAGAATGACAGAGAAAACAACTTCCCCACCCTGTGTTAACCCTTTCTTTGTCaattagtttttggttttttaaatcttttcagcCTTAACAAGCCCTTTGAAAGTTCTTCCAGGCTTTAAGATGCCTCCAAGGTGTGAGGCAGCTAATTCTAAGCTAAGCCACATTTCATGCTACTATTATGCAAAACAACTAAGGAGCTCCTCGGTAAATGATAAAGCAGGAAGTCTGGTTATTGACACAATATTGACAGGGAAAAAAAGTCCACTTTTCCACAGTCAACACACACCCCTGTAAAATGTTCTCAGGGAATTGGACACACAATTCTAAGGAGCTCAGAGATGGATTGGAACACTGAGAAAGTGGTTCTCAAAGCGTGGTCCATGAACCCACAGCATCAGCATCGTCTAGGGatgtgttagaaatgcagactctcaggcctcaCCCCAAACCTACTGATTCAGAAATGCTTGGAATGGGACCCAGCAGCTGGTGTTTGAACAATCCATTCACATGATTCTAAACACTCTGAAGCTTGAGAACTGCTGACTTAGAATGAGTTCAAGGCAAGGAGAGCCTGTCTGGGTTAGGATGGAGCAAATGGTGTATAGAAAAAACGGAAAAGCCAAAAACACAACCCAACAAAGATACTGGTCTGCAGGATCCAATTACCTGGCATATttgtatatctatatttatattatattgatataattggtataatttatattatattatttatataatttatagtatatttatagatatatagatatagacagatCACTTCTGAGATGGCTGTGTGTGTACTGAATCTTATCGTAATAGGACCTGGAGATGATTTATACATAAATAGTTATGAACCAACCGTCTTCATTAAGTATTTCGTTAGACCAGGagcttttccattttaatttaatctttcagTTAACCTTTAtgaggtagttattattatccccaattatcagatgaggaaattgacatTCTCAGAGGTTAACCAATCTGCCCACCGCCCTCAGGCAAATAAGGACCAAGTTGGAATTTGAGCCTACGCCTGACTAATTGCAGAGTCTGTGTTGCTTTCCCTGCATGCTACGCAGCTAGTTCATATATTTGGATTATTTAAAGTAAGGATCAGTCATCATCAGGCTTGTGAAAGTGCAGATTGCTGGCCCCAGAGTTTTTGATTGACTAGCTCTGAGCAAGACCTGAGAATTCTtcgcatttctaacaaatttccacatggtgctgctggtccagagaccacactttgacAACCAGTGAAGTTGAACATGAACAAAGCCCTACTGGATTTGATCCATTTCCTCCTGCGCCCTAAGCCCCCTTTCACACCCTCTTCCCACATTGCTCTTTTCTGCTACAGGGAGAGATGCTGATACCAGCGCACTtcctgctgctactgctgctgctcctAGGGGCCCCCAGGACAGGCCTCTCCCAAAAGTTGTACAAAGCCGAGCCCATCTTCAGCTGCCTCAACAAGAAGAGCCAGCTGGAGGATGCGCCCCTGCTGAGCAAGAGAAGCTTCCCTTCCCTGCCCAGCCAAGACTCACTCTCAGGAGAAGaccaggagaaggaggaggagaaagacaaggagaaaaggaCCTTCCCTGGCtctgggggtggcggtggggctAGAAGCACCCGGCACAAATACCCGTCCCAGGCGCAGCTCCGGCGGAGGCTGTACCAGGACAAGGCCAAGAGTGACCAACGCACCAAGTTCACGCTCTCCCTCGATGTCCCCACTAACATCATGAACATCCTCTTCAACATTGCCAAGGCCAAGAACCTACGAGCCAAGGCAGCTGCCAACGCCCACCTGATGGCCCAGATTGGGCGGAAGAAGTAGAAGCAGAGGCCAGCAGCAGGGCGGCCCATCTGGGACAGAGgtcagggtggaggggagggttgGTTCGTATTGGAAGAATCTGCCCTGT
Above is a genomic segment from Pseudorca crassidens isolate mPseCra1 chromosome 1, mPseCra1.hap1, whole genome shotgun sequence containing:
- the UCN3 gene encoding urocortin-3 produces the protein MLIPAHFLLLLLLLLGAPRTGLSQKLYKAEPIFSCLNKKSQLEDAPLLSKRSFPSLPSQDSLSGEDQEKEEEKDKEKRTFPGSGGGGGARSTRHKYPSQAQLRRRLYQDKAKSDQRTKFTLSLDVPTNIMNILFNIAKAKNLRAKAAANAHLMAQIGRKK